A DNA window from Jaculus jaculus isolate mJacJac1 chromosome 1, mJacJac1.mat.Y.cur, whole genome shotgun sequence contains the following coding sequences:
- the Pole3 gene encoding DNA polymerase epsilon subunit 3 — MAERPEDLNLPNAVITRIIKEALPDGVNISKEARSAISRAASVFVLYATSCANNFAMKGKRKTLNASDVLSAMEEMEFQRFVTPLKEALEAYRREQKGKKEASEQKKKDKDRRADSDEHDKSRDEDNDEDEERLEEEEEQNEEDEVDN; from the exons ATGGCGGAGAGGCCGGAGGACCTGAATCTGCCCAACGCCGTCATCACCAGGATCATCAAGGAGGCG CTCCCGGATGGAGTCAACATCTCCAAGGAGGCCCGGAGCGCCATCTCCCGCGCCGCCAGTGTCTTCGTCCTGTACGCCACATCCTG TGCCAACAACTTCGCGATGAAGGGGAAGCGCAAGACTCTCAACGCCAGCGACGTGCTCTCCGCGATGGAGGAGATGGAGTTCCAGCGGTTCGTGACCCCTTTGAAAGAAGCTCTGGAAG CCTACCGGCGGGAGCAGAAGGGCAAGAAGGAAGCCTCGGAGCAGAAGAAGaaggacaaagacaggagagcagATTCGGACGAGCACGACAAGAGCAGGGACGAGGACAACGATGAAGAcgaagagagactggaggaggaagaagaacagAATGAGGAGGATGAAGTGGACAACTGA